The Longimicrobium sp. DNA window ACCCGTCGCTGCACGCGGCGCGCTACCGGGCGATTCTGGCTGGCTTCTGGGGCTTCCACGCCGCGCTGGAGCCGCGCCTCGCCGCCGTCGCTGAGCTGCGTGATCTGGGGCTGGACCCGGCGGAGCGCCGCAAGCTGCCGCGCCTGGAGCACGACCTGCGCACCCTCGGCACCGACCCGGCGCGCCTTCCGCTGGCCGACGCGGTGCCGGAGGTGGAGGGCGCGGCGGCGGCCCTCGGGTGCATGTACGTGCTGGAGGGAGCCACGCTCGGCGGGCGCGTCATCAGCCGCCACCTCGCCGCGCGTGGCATCGGCCCGGAGTCGGGCGGTGCCTTCTTCGCCGGCTACGGCGACGAGACCGGCGAGATGTGGAAGTCGTTCTCCGCCGCCATCAGCGCGTACGCAGAAGCCCATCCGGAGAGCATCCGGCGCATTGTCGACGCCGCGGACGAGACGTTCACGCTCTTGGAGCGCTGGCTCGCGCGCGCTCAATCTCCAGATCCGCCGCCCGATCCTCGAGGATGAGATCGACCGCCGCGCGCAGGCTCTGCATCGCCTCCTCCTCGGTCCGCCCCTGCCCGTTCGCACCCGGCGTCGCGGGCGCGGAGGCGATGAACCACTCTCCCTCGCGCTCGATGATGGCGTCGAGTTCGTCACACATCATCAATCTCCGTGGTTGTGTGCGAGGATTCGTTTGACACGGTGAAGCCGCGAAATCAGATTACGGCTCCCGCTGGAACTGCCGCAACCACCGCATCTCACCAGGCCCGCGAATGTCCGGCCACACGATCCTGCTGGTGGAAGACAACGAGGACAACCGGGTCGTCTACCGCACGATGCTGGCGCACTTCGGCTTCCGCGTGGTGGAGGCGACCGATGGGCACGAGGCGCTCCGGCTCGTGCGCGACGACCGCCCGGACCTGATCCTGATGGACATCTCCATCCCCGTGATGGACGGCTGGGAAACGACGCGCACCCTCAAGGCCGATCCCGACACCGCCAGCATCCCGGTGATCGCCGTCACCGCGCACGCACTGGAATCGGACCGGGCGCGGGCCGAGCAGATCGGCTTCAACCTCTTCCTCACCAAGCCCGTGGAGCCGCGCCGCGTCGTCACCGAAGTGCGCCGCCTGCTGGGCCTGGAACAGACGCCCTAGCCGCGGACGAAGTGCACAAAAGGAGGCACGGAGAGCATGCTCCCCGTGCCTCTTTTTGCATCGTGCCGCCGCGGCTACCGCACGAACCGCTGCACGATCCAGCTCGCCACCGCCTCCAGCGCGGCGGGCGACATCGTCTCTTCGATGGTCGCGTACTCGCCGGGGGAGCCGGTGCGGGCGGTCTGGAAAAGGTGGTTGAGCCCCGGAAGCTCCTGCACCCGGTAGTCGCGGTTCCCGGCCGCGCGCAGCGCGGAGTCGATCGCGGCGAGGTTCTCCTTGGCGGGCACCTGCACGTCCAGCGAGCCGTTCAACGCCAGCGTGGGCACGGTAAGACGGCGCAGCGCGGGGCGCGGGTCGTAGCCCAGAAAGTAGCGGAACCAGGGGCCGACAAGCGGCCGCATCGGCGCCGGAATCGAATCCGGCGATGAGGCGCCGGCGGCGCGCTCCTGCGGGGTCAGGACGGCGCGGATGCGGCGCGCGGCATCCGCGCTGTCACGCCCCGCGCGCGCGGCGGCGAAGATGCGGCCCTGCACCTCGCCCTGGCGCCGCACCATCTCCTCCGATGCGCCGGAAGAGCGCAGCACCGCCGCGCCCTGCAGCCGCAGGAGCGAATCGCCGG harbors:
- a CDS encoding response regulator — encoded protein: MSGHTILLVEDNEDNRVVYRTMLAHFGFRVVEATDGHEALRLVRDDRPDLILMDISIPVMDGWETTRTLKADPDTASIPVIAVTAHALESDRARAEQIGFNLFLTKPVEPRRVVTEVRRLLGLEQTP
- a CDS encoding biliverdin-producing heme oxygenase; the encoded protein is MEAATRPAILDLLRDRTRAAHDRAEEALPLLDPSLHAARYRAILAGFWGFHAALEPRLAAVAELRDLGLDPAERRKLPRLEHDLRTLGTDPARLPLADAVPEVEGAAAALGCMYVLEGATLGGRVISRHLAARGIGPESGGAFFAGYGDETGEMWKSFSAAISAYAEAHPESIRRIVDAADETFTLLERWLARAQSPDPPPDPRG